The proteins below are encoded in one region of Phaeodactylum tricornutum CCAP 1055/1 chromosome 3, complete sequence:
- a CDS encoding predicted protein produces MACKRCRMRCGVTPSSRGVTVSEMEDGVKGVECLDGVRTVTGSFCLLGGVASVSSTRFATVLRFLFVVSALDVAKGDLALAFTVATNATVGGGVAAIGALRRLACLVRADKGGLVSIVLLDGEERDGVRQNGRFSLTMQSPILAILTVKTTRNVFHVDLPVLAEWRRLVGWVPTPMVPTFLDGTVCACESDPIADFFGLWGHTSLRATV; encoded by the coding sequence ATGGCTTGCAAACGTTGTAGAATGAGATGTGGAGTTACGCCGTCAAGTAGGGGGGTTACTGTATCCGAAATGGAAGATGGTGTGAAAGGTGTGGAATGCCTCGATGGGGTCCGTACTGTTACGGGTAGCTTTTGTTTGCTCGGCGGAGTAGCgtccgtttcttccacgaGATTTGCTACCGTcttgcgctttttgttcGTGGTCTCGGCTTTGGATGTCGCCAAGGGCGATCTTGCTCTTGCGTTTACTGTTGCTACTAATGCTaccgttggtggtggtgttgctGCTATCGGTGCGTTGCGTCGATTGGCGTGTCTGGTACGGGCGGACAAGGGCGGTCTCGTGTCGATTGTCTTGCTCGATGGCGAAGAACGTGACGGAGTCCGACAAAACGGGAGATTCTCGTTGACGATGCAATCGCCTATACTCGCCATTCTTACAGTAAAGACCACGCGGAATGTTTTTCACGTTGATTTACCGGTACTTGCGGAATGGCGTAGACTCGTGGGATGGGTTCCGACTCCCATGGTCCCTACTTTTTTGGACGGCACTGTATGTGCGTGCGAGAGTGATCCAATCGCTGACTTTTTCGGCCTTTGGGGACACACGAGCCTGCGCGCAACAGTTTGA
- a CDS encoding predicted protein, with the protein MQYTKPLQSLMTAMVRVELIGLDHESVSVSGSGNRPHQTKQISFRAFDCSSTLPPVDRVHGSDGHQQASIHALESANQAVHDIIRNTSDRDVLVASLDSLVDFLNQASCQQSSSCLWDQLAASISLSFHPRRIRNTIRDYLQEFSALRTRMIDSVMDSTYPVLMAEQRFAELVGQAIRFQLRMLLNEKPPRLSPQDLDYDLWSQRYSKVNDLIVMELSEGQSNGSVDDGCISALVSNALCVLYEFFGPNFLDHSTPTLTVPTVFCQLPSSNQGITREKGRSSNGLTTNLTDVVRDIEEACSFLAAAQATVFLRDLWTAPGVAREISRRGGWTETEDYATMSWKFDLWKLCPNDAHLVVLSNHTALFQRLEHLATRMMTPQRDCQSALQALETRFRLRTKQASLLSRYPEIGVAAETLQQGLAVANFPTVRSANTTI; encoded by the coding sequence ATGCAGTACACGAAACCTTTGCAATCACTCATGACCGCAATGGTGCGGGTCGAACTCATCGGTCTGGATCACGAGAGCGTCTCCGTCAGCGGTAGCGGTAATCGTCCTCATCAGACAAAGCAAATTTCCTTTCGAGCCTTTGATTGCTCATCGACTCTGCCTCCCGTAGATAGAGTACACGGATCCGACGGTCATCAGCAAGCATCGATTCACGCTCTGGAAAGCGCCAACCAGGCCGTGCACGACATAATTCGGAACACCAGTGATCGAGACGTGCTCGTGGCGAGTTTGGATTCCCTAGTGGACTTTTTAAACCAAGCGAGCTGCCAACAATCCTCCTCTTGTCTGTGGGACCAGCTCGCCGCATCTATTTCTCTTTCCTTCCATCCCAGACGAATACGCAACACTATCCGTGACTATCTTCAAGAGTTTTCGGCGTTGCGGACCCGAATGATCGACTCGGTGATGGACTCAACGTACCCGGTACTCATGGCAGAGCAGCGTTTTGCCGAGCTGGTCGGACAGGCCATTCGTTTCCAGCTGCGCATGCTTTTGAACGAGAAGCCGCCAAGACTATCTCCTCAAGATCTAGACTACGACCTCTGGTCCCAGCGCTATTCCAAAGTCAACGACCTCATTGTGATGGAACTATCGGAAGGACAATCGAACGGATCAGTGGATGACGGGTGTATATCCGCCCTCGTCTCCAACGCGTTATGTGTATTGTACGAATTCTTTGGACCAAACTTTTTGGATCACTCCACCCCCACCCTTACCGTACCTACTGTCTTTTGTCAATTGCCCTCGTCGAATCAAGGTATCACTCGCGAAAAGGGTCGCAGCTCAAACGGATTGACAACCAACTTGACGGACGTTGTGCGGGACATTGAGGAAGCCTGTAGCTTTTTGGCTGCTGCGCAAGCCACCGTTTTCCTCCGCGACCTGTGGACTGCCCCTGGTGTCGCTCGCGAAATATCACGTCGCGGAGGATGGACCGAAACAGAAGACTACGCCACTATGAGCTGGAAGTTCGATTTATGGAAACTGTGTCCCAATGATGCGCATTTGGTAGTCTTATCCAACCACACTGCATTGTTCCAAAGGCTTGAGCATCTCGCCACCCGCATGATGACCCCACAGCGAGACTGTCAATCGGCCTTACAGGCGTTGGAGACGCGGTTTCGTTTGCGGACCAAACAGGCATCCCTACTGTCCCGGTACCCCGAGATTGGCGTCGCGGCCGAAACCTTACAGCAAGGTCTCGCCGTAGCCAACTTTCCAACCGTACGCAGTGCCAATACGACCATATAA
- a CDS encoding predicted protein — protein sequence LTPRTGSVPYMAPEVADCRAYDCQCDVFSFAILLWEVLALKAAYKGYSRREFLERVVRKQERPQLNRNWPPLTRLMIREAWEHDPEKRPDMKRV from the coding sequence CTTACTCCGCGCACAGGATCGGTACCGTATATGGCACCGGAGGTAGCCGATTGTCGAGCGTATGATTGCCAGTGTGACGTATTTTCGTTTGCAATTCTTTTGTGGGAGGTTCTAGCGTTAAAGGCTGCCTATAAAGGGTATTCCCGTCGAGAGTTCTTGGAGCGTGTTGTTCGGAAGCAAGAGCGGCCCCAGCTGAACCGTAATTGGCCGCCCCTAACTCGGCTTATGATTCGAGAGGCTTGGGAGCACGACCCTGAGAAGCGACCGGATATGAAGCGGGTT
- a CDS encoding predicted protein, whose product MYKSVCIIYCHVLLLLCLLHDDGWRAYGQETEDILDTTTTRPVVVHLPDLGRVQGKRQSGIDFFGGLPYAAPPVGHLRWAPPEPPAPWAPAKLDATHFGPDCWQLVDPLLNPGAEVARMSEDCLYLNVFTPAGHASRHERLPVLVWLHGGAFQQGGARRSEYDGRRLAERGTIVVTINYRLGALGFLVSSVDGLFGNFGLMDQRAALHWVQENIAKFGGDPDSVTLFGESAGAVMTGLHLMMEGAGSLFHRAIIQSNPLGWQVRAIVVADFIGEAMKRSVDCRDVACLRAERVEEIMRAQSSLMGVPRSVGDFFTWGPTLTEELKLTVGGRTPFGSTSPLSREHVMFRDLDSWKWQNNRDTSWAAVNVTQPLKNLNLIPDDIPVIIGANKHEGEMFVHGAFPITMSKTVYWMFVGALFRDSASRVLKHYRAYVDQIEREAEELARCQIEEEENRQYYLEHKEQLDHEYQLLLEMNSTKEGVEAISDIETLVQTWSRGGAFFHRDQHDDTTNHTPWHRRVWPFARNNTEEAILERARLREERRKLRIKERALKAAARVVVDYRPVMSRIIDDYLFRCPAWHYAHSLSRNRIYRGKRNNVYVYQFSHSTHIPGYEECWGKSCHTSEIPYVFQAMDIIRSNYSTLGPHAQREAPSTPEYPYTDMLVAYREAMDAAYRQYDDEEDADVETPSNATNHGSTSSNLFQHSMRFQRLVNHFFGDYFKEDADEEIASDMADRWVSFAKTGDPNYEGSKAYWRPWRYILDERLGRDKERPWEPQDFDKIFDPEIEDDWDENDTTLIERYVWSDDPGERTYRRRALHALAMEVVDEDVFQTMLRRTPRGHEDDNPFNSFLFGSASKPKDGHQERLMSRQAMRQLQEIAQNMGVLGTGLQGEARRGHVGDTWDEDFFPEILELKWPPEGRLVERDCTCDMWDRIRYRY is encoded by the exons ATGTATAAAAGTGTCTGCATAATATATTGTCACGTGCTTCTCCTCCTGTGCTTGCTGCACGACGATGGTTGGCGGGCCTACGGACAAGAAACCGAAGACATTCTCGATACGACCACAACTCGTCCAGTTGTAGTCCACTTGCCAGATCTTGGACGCGTCCAAGGCAAACGACAGTCGGGAATCGACTTTTTCGGGGGGTTGCCCTATGCCGCTCCCCCCGTCGGTCACTTGCGATGGGCTCCACCGGAACCACCAGCGCCCTGGGCACCCGCCAAACTAGACGCTACCCACTTCGGTCCCGACTGTTGGCAGCTCGTCGATCCCTTGCTCAATCCAGGAGCCGAAGTCGCACGCATGTCGGAAGATTGTTTGTATCTTAACGTATTTACTCCGGCGGGACACGCTTCGCGGCACGAGCGACTGCCCGTGCTTGTCTGGTTGCACGGCGGTGCCTTTCAACAAGGGGGCGCTCGACGCTCCGAATACGACGGACGTCGTCTCGCCGAGCGCGGCACCATTGTGGTGACAATCAACTACCGGCTTGGTGCGCTGGGATTCTTGGTCAGTAGCGTCGACGGCTTGTTTGGAAACTTTGGACTCATGGATCAGCGCGCCGCCTTGCACTGGGTACAGGAGAATATTGCTAAATTTGGAGGAGATCCGGATAGCGTCACGTTGTTTGGAGAGTCGGCGGGGGCAGTCATGACAGGATTGCACCTCATGATGGAAGGGGCGGGATCGCTTTTTCATCGAGCTATTATACAGAGCAATCCGCTGGGCTGGCAAGTACGAGCCATTGTAGTAGCTGACTTTATCGGTGAAGCAATGAAACGTTCCGTAGATTGTCGAGATGTGGCCTGTCTCCGGGCGGAGCGTGTGGAAGAGATTATGCGTGCGCAGTCCAGCCTCATGGGAGTCCCAAGGAGTGTGGGCGATTTTTTTACCTGGGGTCCAACCTTGACGGAAGAGCTCAAGCTCACCGTCGGAGGGCGCACACCGTTTGGCTCCACTTCCCCCCTTAGTCGTGAGCACGTCATGTTCCGAGACTTGGACTCTTGGAAATGGCAAAACAACCGCGATACGTCCTGGGCTGCCGTCAACGTCACACAGCCGCTGAAAAATTTGAATCTCATACCCGACGATATACCCGTCATTATTGGTGCCAACAAGCATGAAGGCGAAATGTTTGTACACGGTGCTTTCCCCATCACCATGTCGAAAACTGTCTATTGGATGTTCGTTGGGGCCCTATTTCGAGATAGTGCTTCGAGGGTATTAAAACATTACCGCGCGTACGTGGATCAAATAGAGCGGGAAGCCGAAGAACTTGCCCGATGCCAAATCGAAGAAGAGGAGAACCGGCAATACTATTTAGAGCACAAAGAGCAACTCGATCACGAGTATCAGTTACTACTGGAAATGAATTCGACTAAGGAAGGAGTCGAAGCTATCTCGGACATTGAAACGTTGGTACAGACCTGGAGCCGCGGTGGCGCATTCTTTCACCGAGACCAACACGATGACACAACCAATCATACACCGTGGCATCGTCGTGTCTGGCCTTTTGCGCGGAACAATACAGAAGAAGCAATTTTGGAGCGTGCCAGACTACGCGAGGAGCGCCGAAAACTTCGAATCAAAGAACGTGCTTTGAAAGCAGCGGCCAGGGTAGTGGTGGACTATCGTCCCGTCATGAGTCGGATCATTGACGACTACTTGTTTCGATGTCCGGCGTGGCACTACGCTCATTCTTTAAGCCGCAACCGCATTTATCGTGGCAAGCGAAACAATGTGTATGTGTATCAGTTCAGCCATTCGACGCACATCCCAGGCTACGAGGAGTGCTGGGGCAAATCTTGTCATACGTCCGAGATTCCCTATGTCTTTCAGGCCATGGATATCATTCGGAGCAACTATTCTACACTCGGTCCGCACGCTCAAAGGGAAGCCCCGTCCACTCCGGAGTACCCGTACACCGATATGTTGGTAGCGTACCGTGAGGCCATGGATGCAGCCTATCGGCAATacgatgatgaagaggacGCTGACGTGGAGACTCCCTCAAACGCTACCAACCATGGTAGCACAAGCAGCAATCTCTTTCAGCACTCGATGCGATTTCAACGATTGGTGAATCACTTTTTTGGCGATTACTTCAAAGAAGAcgcggacgaagaaatcgcCAGTGACATGGCTGACCGATGGgtttcctttgccaaaacAGGCGACCCAAATTACGAAGGCAGTAAAGCATACTGGCGACCTTGGCGATATATACTGGACGAACGGTTGGGCCGAGACAAGGAAAGACCTTGGGAACCTCAGGACTTTGACAAAATATTTGATCCCGAGATCGAGGACGACTGGGACGAAAACGATACCACCCTAATTGAGCGGTATGTTTGGTCAGACGATCCAGGAGAACGTACCTACCGCCGCCGGGCGTTGCACGCGCTCGCAATGGAGGTTGTCGATGAAGACGTCTTCCAAACCATGCTACGTCGGACACCAAGAGGTCACGAAGACGATAATCCTTTTAACAGCTTTTTGTTCGGCAGCGCATCAAAACCAAAAGACGGTCACCAGGAACGGCTTATGTCGCGACAAGCCATGCGCCAGCTACAGGAGATTGCTCAAAATATGGGTGTACTGGGTACGGGGCTACAGGGGGAAGCGCGCCGGGGACACGTCGGCGATACCTGGGATGAAGACTTCTTTCCTGAAATTTTGGAGCTCAAATGGCCACCGGAAGGACGCCTCGTCGAACGTGATTGTACTTGCGACATGTGGGACCGGATCCGAT ACCGCTACTAG
- a CDS encoding predicted protein — MSVDGAAPDVGEGAYRRHPPPPPTHNGSRANQDSSMCSHKAHSSFRMDENDGLLRDQDNVPPPSHHSTTTAASTHSNSTAQTIAGVAGNILEWYDFAVFGFLSDIIGDVFFPPQQGNSATVKSFAVFGGAFLMRPIGGVMMGYIGDVYGRKRALVLSIFLMAFPTFAMGCLPTYEQVGAFAIVLLVIVRLLQGLSVGGQLMSSLVFTLETHETTQWGLYGSFVMAGANLGTLLGGLAGYALRSFLSYEQLVAWGWRLPFWSGILVSFSGFYLRSHENVEDDQNSRHCVASTRAAAPSGTNTIRDSQNSSDVGADHNTPLPVVKSSDDCEPIIPAISPPNPLRIAFASQNRRSLLAAALVPMLWSSGFYLSFVWMAIFMEDLIESPVPHAFGVNSAALLISVCLFFPVAGILSDRYGRRFVMTIGGVSVGVLSPILVLVIGKGNALNALVAQSSLGVALSFWGAPMCAWLVEAFEPAARLTSVAIGYNLAQATVGGLTPSVATIMVDSVGVNSPGWILTVLSILSLTGLWIVAPPVGASPPASSTRKRTFQALPSTGECEMVVTQTSEDDTSDPGELI, encoded by the coding sequence ATGAGCGTCGACGGGGCAGCTCCCGATGTGGGAGAAGGAGCATACCGGAGgcatcctcctcctcctcctaCTCACAATGGGTCCCGTGCCAATCAAGATTCATCAATGTGTTCGCACAAGGCGCACTCGTCTTTTCGAATGGACGAGAACGATGGACTCCTCCGCGACCAAGACAACGTGCCTCCTCCGTCACACCACTCCACCACCACGGCCGCCTCCACCCATTCCAACAGTACGGCACAAACCATTGCGGGAGTGGCGGGTAATATCCTCGAGTGGTACGATTTTGCCGTCTTTGGATTCCTCAGCGACATTATTGGAGACGTGTTCTTCCCACCCCAGCAAGGGAACTCCGCTACCGTCAAATCGTTCGCCGTCTTTGGCGGGGCGTTTTTGATGCGACCCATTGGTGGCGTTATGATGGGATACATCGGGGACGTTTACGGACGAAAAAGGGCACTGGTATTGTCCATCTTTCTCATGGCCTTTCCGACCTTTGCCATGGGATGCTTACCGACCTACGAGCAAGTCGGAGCCTTCGCGATTGTCTTGCTCGTGATCGTACGGCTGCTGCAGGGGCTCAGTGTGGGAGGACAACTCATGTCTAGTCTCGTCTTTACGCTCGAAACACACGAAACGACCCAGTGGGGACTTTACGGTAGCTTCGTCATGGCGGGCGCTAATCTAGGGACCCTACTCGGCGGCCTCGCGGGCTACGCACTTCGATCCTTTTTGTCCTACGAACAACTTGTGGCCTGGGGATGGCGCTTGCCCTTTTGGTCCGGCATTCTAGTGAGCTTTTCTGGCTTCTACCTACGATCGCACGAAAACGTCGAGGATGACCAAAACAGTCGCCACTGTGTAGCCTCCACCCGTGCAGCAGCACCGTCGGGAACCAACACAATTCGGGATTCTCAAAATTCGTCAGACGTCGGCGCCGACCACAATACTCCTCTCCCAGTTGTGAAAAGCAGCGACGATTGCGAACCCATCATCCCCGCAATCTCTCCTCCCAATCCACTCCGCATTGCCTTCGCCTCACAAAATCGGCGATCCCTATTAGCAGCGGCGTTGGTACCCATGCTCTGGTCGTCGGGATTCTACCTTTCCTTTGTTTGGATGGCCATCTTTATGGAAGATTTGATAGAATCGCCCGTTCCACACGCTTTTGGTGTCAATTCTGCGGCGCTACTAATTTCCGTCTGCCTCTTCTTTCCCGTCGCCGGGATTCTCTCGGACCGATACGGTCGTCGCTTCGTCATGACGATTGGTGGAGTTTCCGTGGGAGTGCTAAGCCCCATACTCGTTCTTGTCATTGGCAAAGGGAATGCCTTGAATGCGTTGGTAGCTCAATCATCGTTGGGCGTTGCTTTATCGTTTTGGGGAGCTCCCATGTGCGCCTGGTTGGTCGAGGCCTTTGAGCCCGCGGCCCGGCTCACTTCGGTGGCTATCGGCTACAATTTAGCACAAGCCACTGTAGGAGGCCTGACACCTTCGGTAGCCACAATCATGGTGGATAGCGTTGGTGTCAACTCACCCGGCTGGATCTTGACCGTGCTCTCGATCCTATCCTTGACGGGTCTATGGATTGTAGCCCCGCCCGTTGGCGCTTCGCCACCTGCATCTTCGACACGCAAACGGACTTTCCAAGCGTTACCATCTACCGGTGAATGCGAAATGGTCGTAACCCAAACAAGCGAGGACGATACAAGCGACCCTGGGGAGCTAATTTGA